From one Streptomyces sp. SCSIO 30461 genomic stretch:
- a CDS encoding XRE family transcriptional regulator: MRPTKQDFIPGLEERGTTPRAISDGFDPARLTQARRLAEMTKKDVAASLGVTPAAVGQYETGVSRPRPDLIPRLAETLGVPATFFLLGRPVNRLDASMAHFRSLRSTPKSQRERALAFAEQVWELTYALEQRIQLPLVDLPGFAGGEVHPGAELPTDPAAAARELRRRWGLGDGPVTHLVRRMEAHGIVVVMPPASDPSAATVDAFSTRAARPLVILTANRADDVYRHRFTAAHELGHLVLHGDATGDSRQEKEADAFAAEFLTPRASILPLLPKRMDFARLAELRQIWGVSIHSLVYRCRELGLTSDATTSRTYQRLRALEGQPGFAAESVSNFSGEQPSLLRQAFELASQEADLSVARLAHELAWTTKRVRELLGVQEQRPVLRLVQ; the protein is encoded by the coding sequence ATGCGACCCACTAAGCAAGACTTTATTCCGGGCCTGGAAGAGCGGGGAACGACGCCCCGTGCCATCTCCGACGGCTTCGACCCCGCTCGGTTGACGCAAGCGCGGCGACTGGCGGAGATGACGAAGAAGGACGTGGCAGCGAGCCTCGGAGTGACTCCGGCCGCCGTGGGCCAGTACGAGACGGGGGTTTCGCGGCCGCGCCCTGACCTGATCCCCCGGCTCGCCGAGACCCTCGGAGTACCCGCGACCTTCTTCCTACTCGGACGTCCGGTCAACCGGCTCGACGCCTCGATGGCCCACTTCCGGAGCTTGCGCAGTACGCCAAAGTCTCAGCGGGAGCGGGCACTGGCCTTCGCCGAGCAGGTCTGGGAACTCACGTACGCCCTTGAGCAGCGGATCCAGCTGCCACTCGTGGACCTGCCGGGCTTCGCCGGCGGAGAAGTTCACCCAGGGGCGGAGCTGCCCACTGACCCAGCCGCCGCCGCGCGTGAGCTTCGGCGGCGCTGGGGGTTGGGAGACGGACCCGTGACCCATCTGGTGAGGCGTATGGAAGCTCACGGCATCGTCGTAGTGATGCCCCCCGCGAGCGATCCCTCAGCCGCCACCGTGGACGCATTCTCGACCCGCGCTGCCCGGCCGCTCGTTATCCTCACCGCTAACCGCGCGGATGACGTCTACCGGCATCGGTTCACAGCAGCCCACGAACTCGGTCACCTCGTTCTTCACGGCGACGCCACCGGCGACAGTCGGCAGGAGAAGGAAGCTGATGCCTTCGCTGCGGAGTTCCTGACCCCCCGGGCCAGCATCTTGCCCTTGCTGCCCAAGCGAATGGACTTTGCACGGCTCGCAGAACTCAGGCAGATCTGGGGGGTTTCCATCCACTCCCTCGTCTACCGCTGCCGCGAACTGGGACTGACTTCAGACGCCACCACCAGTCGGACGTACCAGCGCCTCCGCGCACTGGAAGGCCAGCCCGGATTCGCGGCGGAGTCCGTGTCCAACTTCTCCGGTGAACAGCCCTCGCTTCTACGGCAAGCGTTCGAGCTGGCTTCCCAGGAAGCGGATCTGTCCGTTGCCCGATTGGCGCATGAACTTGCCTGGACTACCAAGCGTGTGCGAGAACTCCTCGGAGTCCAGGAGCAGCGCCCCGTGCTGCGCCTGGTCCAGTAG
- a CDS encoding class IV adenylate cyclase, giving the protein MKHEYEAKFLAVDAAGLQAKLTALGAVQAFPRTLLTRKIFENDSLDGGAWIRLRDEGTRSTLTLKQVTDATTIDGTKEIETEVTDLHAMADILRRVGLTEVRYQENYREEWRLGEVAFDFDTWPDLPTFLEIEGPDEASVRQAAALLDLDYSEARFGSVDEIYKSEAGRDILAEPTLLFSDAEKQEDAATTAQTR; this is encoded by the coding sequence ATGAAGCACGAGTACGAGGCGAAGTTCCTGGCCGTCGACGCCGCCGGCCTCCAGGCCAAGCTGACTGCCCTCGGCGCCGTTCAGGCGTTCCCCCGCACGCTCCTCACCCGCAAGATCTTCGAGAACGACTCCCTGGATGGCGGGGCCTGGATTCGGCTGCGTGACGAGGGCACCCGTTCGACGCTCACGCTCAAGCAGGTCACCGACGCCACGACGATCGACGGCACCAAGGAGATCGAGACCGAGGTCACCGACCTGCACGCCATGGCCGACATCCTGCGCCGGGTCGGCCTCACCGAGGTGCGCTACCAGGAGAACTACCGGGAGGAGTGGCGCCTGGGCGAGGTCGCCTTCGACTTCGACACCTGGCCCGACCTCCCCACCTTCCTGGAGATCGAGGGACCCGACGAGGCGTCGGTGCGGCAAGCCGCCGCGCTGCTTGACCTCGACTACTCCGAAGCCCGCTTCGGCAGCGTCGATGAGATCTACAAGAGCGAGGCTGGCCGCGACATCCTCGCCGAACCCACCCTCCTGTTCTCCGACGCCGAGAAGCAGGAGGACGCTGCTACGACGGCCCAGACCCGTTAA
- a CDS encoding class I SAM-dependent methyltransferase: MQTQSLWEHTLTFFPQFLATLRERVAPDSTVAVVGASDGKFVLPLAAAGYHVVAVERDAVALHGGDVHLPGDSQAHALGLIDRLKLEELHERVQVVEDDFLDGEPLGLQCEAVWTSCSWHYSANHHRPLAEFVDRMQRLVRPGGVFGAEFMMPVERRHHMIEHYTSPERLRHHFLGDWEVLLTLRTTEFTERPHVGQLHDHTHRMGLLIAARTSTLTDHF; the protein is encoded by the coding sequence ATGCAGACACAGAGCCTGTGGGAGCACACCCTCACCTTCTTCCCGCAGTTCCTCGCCACGTTGCGGGAACGTGTCGCCCCTGACTCCACCGTCGCGGTTGTCGGCGCGAGCGACGGCAAGTTCGTCTTGCCCCTCGCCGCCGCCGGCTACCACGTCGTCGCCGTCGAACGCGACGCGGTCGCCCTCCACGGGGGCGACGTCCACCTCCCGGGTGACAGCCAGGCACACGCGTTGGGCCTGATCGATCGACTGAAGCTCGAAGAACTCCACGAACGCGTACAGGTCGTTGAGGACGACTTCCTCGACGGCGAACCCCTGGGCCTGCAGTGCGAGGCGGTCTGGACGAGCTGCTCGTGGCACTACAGTGCCAACCACCACCGCCCGCTCGCCGAGTTCGTCGACCGCATGCAGCGCCTGGTCCGCCCGGGCGGTGTGTTCGGCGCGGAGTTCATGATGCCCGTCGAGAGACGCCACCACATGATCGAGCACTACACCTCTCCTGAGCGCCTTCGCCACCACTTCCTCGGCGACTGGGAGGTCCTGCTCACCCTGCGCACGACCGAGTTCACCGAGCGGCCCCACGTCGGCCAGCTGCACGACCACACCCACCGCATGGGCCTGCTCATTGCGGCCCGGACGTCCACCCTCACCGACCACTTCTGA
- a CDS encoding radical SAM protein, with translation MIGEVTGIRKIRMLYLQLLYRCNFTCLHCFHGERLQYADAFTAEEAASLLTLMRDEYGTEAVTLLGGEPFVHRDLAQVVRHAKEELGQRVEICTNGYRIERRLTEIAPHLDLLRVSLEGVGSTNDGIRRQGSYQSALDSLTLARDLGVSTGATMTVTSRNIDEVIPLARVLAQLGVRQLKLHHLRPVGNAADHPELLVTAPSAYGRLREELASADLPLEVIVDEDLSEHGAPQVCAPSDGPREIDRIEADPRGALTMSCKAVGKDSHAFWYEKAAGRIVHKPSSADELTLAVPDVVYGRA, from the coding sequence GTGATCGGGGAAGTCACCGGGATCAGGAAGATCCGAATGCTGTACCTGCAGCTGCTCTACCGCTGCAACTTCACATGCCTGCACTGCTTCCACGGCGAGCGGCTCCAGTACGCGGACGCGTTCACCGCCGAGGAAGCCGCGAGCCTCCTCACTCTGATGCGGGACGAGTACGGCACGGAGGCCGTGACCCTGCTCGGCGGAGAGCCGTTCGTCCACCGGGACCTCGCGCAGGTCGTCCGCCACGCCAAGGAGGAGCTGGGCCAGCGCGTCGAGATCTGCACCAACGGGTACCGGATCGAGCGCCGCCTGACCGAGATCGCTCCGCACCTGGACCTGCTCAGGGTCTCGCTGGAGGGCGTCGGATCGACCAACGACGGCATCCGCAGGCAGGGCAGTTACCAAAGCGCCCTCGACTCGCTCACTCTGGCGCGGGACCTCGGCGTTTCGACGGGCGCGACCATGACCGTCACCTCGCGGAACATCGACGAGGTCATCCCTCTCGCAAGAGTCTTGGCGCAGCTAGGGGTCCGGCAACTCAAGCTCCACCACCTGCGGCCGGTCGGCAACGCCGCCGACCACCCTGAACTGCTGGTCACCGCCCCCTCCGCCTACGGCCGGCTACGCGAAGAGCTCGCGTCGGCCGACCTGCCCTTGGAGGTGATCGTCGACGAGGACCTCTCCGAGCACGGCGCCCCGCAGGTGTGCGCACCGTCCGACGGTCCTCGCGAGATCGACCGCATCGAGGCCGACCCGCGCGGTGCGCTGACCATGTCCTGCAAGGCCGTGGGCAAGGACTCGCACGCCTTCTGGTACGAGAAGGCGGCAGGACGCATCGTCCACAAGCCCTCGTCCGCCGACGAGCTCACTCTCGCGGTGCCGGACGTGGTGTACGGCCGTGCCTGA
- a CDS encoding haloacid dehalogenase-like hydrolase — MELFVLWDIDHTLIENAGVSKEIYAAAFSELSGREPTEAARTEGRTDRLIMRDMFVREGLPVPAWHFIETALAQAGEARLEELRRRGTALPGVHEALKAASAQSGWVSSVLTGNIAANARVKLSAFGLESLLDLTVGAYGADAELRPHLVAVARERAQRLRGVSADVPTVLVGDTPRDVEAALTTGSGILAVASGIHTPEELTAAGAADVLPDLSDTKRVLSMVESFAGH; from the coding sequence ATGGAGCTCTTCGTCCTGTGGGACATCGACCACACTCTCATCGAGAACGCGGGGGTGAGCAAGGAGATCTACGCCGCTGCCTTCTCAGAGCTCTCGGGACGCGAGCCCACGGAGGCGGCGCGTACTGAGGGGCGTACCGATCGACTGATCATGCGCGACATGTTCGTCCGCGAAGGGCTGCCCGTACCTGCCTGGCACTTCATCGAGACCGCGCTCGCCCAGGCGGGGGAAGCGCGCCTGGAGGAGCTGCGCAGGCGCGGGACTGCCCTGCCCGGTGTCCATGAGGCGCTGAAGGCCGCCTCCGCTCAGAGCGGTTGGGTCTCCTCCGTCCTCACCGGCAACATCGCCGCCAACGCCCGTGTGAAACTGTCGGCGTTCGGCCTCGAATCGCTGCTGGACCTGACAGTGGGCGCCTACGGAGCGGACGCCGAGCTCCGTCCCCATCTGGTCGCTGTCGCCCGCGAGCGCGCGCAGCGACTTCGCGGTGTTTCGGCCGACGTCCCCACCGTCCTTGTGGGGGACACCCCGCGCGACGTCGAAGCAGCTCTGACCACGGGCTCCGGGATCCTCGCCGTCGCCTCTGGCATCCACACGCCGGAGGAACTGACCGCGGCCGGCGCTGCTGACGTCCTGCCCGACCTGTCGGACACGAAGCGCGTCCTCAGCATGGTGGAGTCCTTCGCAGGTCACTGA
- a CDS encoding XRE family transcriptional regulator, translated as MNDRLRTVLGQRGVSPDSLAEICEVDPKTVSRWLGGRVPHARHRFRVARHLRVEETFLWPEPSKRPGRPQDGLGTELVGTYQNRASVPRDVWLALLREARHEIGVLVFSGTFFAQSNPHVAKMLSERAADGVRVRLCFGDPDGQAVAIRGREEGIGDTLAAKIRASLTYYRPLLGEAGCAVRLHDTTLYTSMFRYDDNLLVNPHIWGQPASANPLLHLKRTDGTGWFDNYAQSFDAVWAAARPWAPDQERTADHGQD; from the coding sequence GTGAACGACCGACTGCGCACCGTGCTCGGCCAACGCGGCGTCTCGCCCGACTCGCTGGCCGAAATCTGCGAAGTAGATCCCAAAACGGTGAGCCGGTGGCTAGGCGGGCGAGTTCCCCATGCCCGGCACCGCTTCCGCGTCGCGCGACACCTGCGCGTGGAAGAGACCTTCCTCTGGCCCGAGCCGTCCAAGCGCCCCGGCCGGCCGCAGGACGGGTTAGGCACCGAGCTGGTCGGCACCTACCAGAACAGGGCCAGCGTGCCCCGGGACGTCTGGCTCGCGCTGCTGCGAGAGGCTCGCCACGAGATCGGCGTCCTCGTCTTCTCCGGTACCTTCTTCGCCCAGTCCAATCCCCACGTCGCCAAGATGCTCTCCGAACGTGCCGCCGATGGAGTGCGGGTGCGCCTGTGCTTCGGCGACCCGGACGGGCAGGCAGTCGCCATCCGGGGCCGCGAGGAGGGAATCGGCGACACCCTCGCCGCCAAGATCCGCGCCTCGCTGACGTACTACCGGCCCCTGCTGGGCGAGGCCGGGTGCGCCGTACGGCTCCATGACACCACCCTCTACACGTCCATGTTCCGCTACGACGACAACCTGCTCGTCAACCCCCACATCTGGGGACAACCGGCCAGCGCCAACCCCCTCCTCCACCTCAAGAGGACGGACGGCACAGGGTGGTTCGACAATTACGCTCAGAGCTTCGACGCCGTCTGGGCCGCCGCGCGGCCATGGGCACCCGACCAGGAGAGGACCGCCGACCATGGGCAGGACTGA
- a CDS encoding NUDIX domain-containing protein, protein MGRTEYYNDPTAPKANTLIPASNLLVVDETGAILLQRRRDTGQWALPGGAQDIGETAAECAVRECLEETGIIAEITGFLGVYTNPNHIVAYTDGEIRQQYENTYIGRPVGGAPTVNDEADGVRFVQPTALDRYDIHPSMRQQIGDYLAGTYPYLG, encoded by the coding sequence ATGGGCAGGACTGAGTACTACAACGACCCCACCGCCCCGAAGGCGAACACCCTCATTCCGGCCAGCAACCTGCTCGTCGTTGACGAGACCGGCGCCATCCTCCTCCAGCGCCGCCGCGACACCGGCCAATGGGCGCTCCCCGGCGGGGCCCAGGACATCGGCGAGACCGCGGCCGAGTGCGCCGTCCGCGAGTGCTTGGAGGAGACCGGGATCATCGCGGAGATCACAGGCTTTCTCGGCGTCTACACCAACCCGAACCACATCGTCGCCTACACCGACGGCGAGATCCGCCAGCAGTACGAGAACACCTACATCGGCCGCCCCGTCGGCGGAGCACCCACGGTCAACGACGAGGCCGACGGCGTCCGCTTCGTCCAGCCCACTGCCCTGGACCGGTACGACATCCACCCCAGCATGCGCCAGCAGATCGGCGACTACCTCGCCGGCACCTACCCCTACCTTGGCTGA
- a CDS encoding HD domain-containing protein — protein MDEAMVGWAIQVAEAELSTALPRRWAHTQGVAERAAEVGPALGKNTGLLVASATLHDVGYAPRLAVTGFHPLDGARFLRDEHGADERLVRLVANHSFALLEAKERGLRDELASEFPLLDDPLLVDALVYCDMTTTPDGDRTTAQNRVTEIVGRYGDNSVVGRFIRRAAPEIFSSVERIEAALAAQPR, from the coding sequence ATGGATGAAGCTATGGTCGGCTGGGCGATTCAAGTAGCAGAAGCCGAACTCAGCACTGCGCTTCCACGTCGGTGGGCGCACACACAAGGAGTGGCTGAACGTGCGGCCGAGGTCGGGCCGGCCCTCGGCAAGAACACTGGCCTGCTCGTCGCTTCCGCCACACTGCACGACGTCGGGTACGCACCTCGACTGGCCGTGACCGGGTTCCACCCGCTGGACGGGGCTAGGTTTCTTCGTGACGAGCACGGGGCCGACGAGCGGCTCGTGCGGCTGGTCGCGAACCACTCTTTTGCCCTGTTGGAGGCCAAGGAGCGCGGGCTGCGGGATGAATTGGCGTCAGAGTTCCCGCTGCTGGACGACCCGCTGCTGGTGGACGCCCTCGTGTATTGCGACATGACGACGACACCCGATGGCGACCGGACTACCGCACAAAACCGGGTCACGGAGATCGTCGGCCGCTACGGAGACAACAGCGTGGTCGGGCGGTTCATCCGGCGGGCGGCGCCGGAGATCTTCTCCTCGGTCGAGAGGATCGAGGCCGCCTTAGCGGCTCAGCCAAGGTAG